One window of Myxocyprinus asiaticus isolate MX2 ecotype Aquarium Trade chromosome 6, UBuf_Myxa_2, whole genome shotgun sequence genomic DNA carries:
- the LOC127441886 gene encoding alpha-amylase-like: MFTYLIFLSQGRMKLLILVALFGLSFAQFNPNMKDGRTSIVHLFEWRWADIAAECERYLAPNGFAGVQISPPSESIVVTNPWHPWWQRYQPIGYNLCSRSGNENELRDMITRCNNVGVNIYVDAVINHMCGAGGGAGTHSSCGSYFNANNKDFPTVPYSGLDFNDGKCKTGSGNIENYNDVNQVRNCRLVGLLDLSLEKDYVRGKVAGFMNKLINMGVAGFRVDACKHMWPGDLSAVYGSLNNLNTKWFPSGSRPFIFQEVIDLGGEPITSKEYFGLGRVTEFKYGAKLGNVMRKWNGEKLSYLKNWGEGWGMMPTDKALVFVDNHDNQRGHGAGGASIVTFWDARLYKMAVGLMLAHPYGVTRVMSSYRWDRNIVNGQDKNDWIGPPSNSDGSTKPVPINPDSTCGNGWVCEHRWRQIKNMVIFRNVVNGQPFANWWDNQNNQIAFSRGSRGFIVINNDDWDLDVTLNTGMPGGTYCDVISGQKERGRCTGKEVQVGGNGHASFRISNMEEDPFIAIHADSKL, encoded by the exons ATGTTCACTTACCTGATTTTTCTGAGCCAGGGAAGGATGAAACTTCTAATCTTGGTAGCGCTTTTTGGGCTGAGCTTTGCTCAGTTCAACCCTAACATGAAAGATGGAAGAACTTCCATTGTCCACCTGTTTGAGTGGCGCTGGGCTGATATTGCTGCAGAGTGTGAGCGATATCTTGCACCAAATGGCTTCGCTGGAGTTcag ATCTCCCCTCCAAGTGAGAGCATTGTTGTCACAAACCCCTGGCATCCTTGGTGGCAGAGATATCAGCCAATTGGCTACAATTTGTGTTCCAGATCAGGAAATGAAAATGAGCTGAGAGACATGATCACTAGGTGCAACAATGTTGGG GTGAACATTTATGTGGATGCAGTCATCAACCATATGTGTGGAGCAGGTGGTGGAGCAGGTACACACTCAAGCTGTGGATCATATTTTAATGCCAACAACAAGGATTTCCCCACAGTTCCATACTCAGGTTTGGACTTTAATGATGGAAAATGCAAAACTGGCAGTGGAAACATTGAGAACTACAATGATGTCAATCAA GTGAGAAACTGTCGTCTGGTTGGTCTTCTGGACCTGTCTTTGGAGAAGGACTATGTGCGAGGTAAGGTGGCTGGCTTCATGAACAAGCTGATCAATATGGGTGTTGCTGGATTTAGAGTGGACGCCTGCAAGCATATGTGGCCTGGTGATCTTTCTGCTGTTTATGGCAGTCTCAATAATCTCAACACCAAATGGTTTCCCTCTGGCTCCAGGCCTTTCATCTTTCAGGAG GTTATTGATCTTGGTGGGGAGCCCATCACATCAAAAGAGTACTTTGGACTTGGAAGGGTTACTGAGTTCAAGTATGGTGCCAAGCTGGGCAATGTCATGCGCAAATGGAATGGAGAAAAACTGTCCTACCTCAA GAACTGGGGTGAGGGATGGGGAATGATGCCCACTGATAAAGCCCTGGTGTTTGTTGACAATCACGATAACCAGAGAGGACATGGTGCTGGAGGTGCATCTATTGTCACATTCTGGGATGCCAG ACTTTACAAAATGGCTGTAGGTCTGATGTTGGCCCACCCATATGGAGTTACCAGAGTAATGTCAAGCTACCGCTGGGATCGCAACATTGTGAATGGACAG GACAAAAATGACTGGATTGGACCTCCCAGCAACAGTGATGGATCCACTAAGCCCGTCCCCATCAACCCTGATTCTACCTGTGGAAATGGCTGGGTTTGTGAGCACAGATGGCGTCAGATCAA AAACATGGTGATCTTCCGTAACGTTGTTAATGGACAGCCATTTGCTAACTGGTGGGACAACCAGAACAACCAGATTGCTTTCAGCCGTGGCAGTCGTGGGTTCATTGTCATCAACAATGATGACTG GGATCTGGATGTGACCCTAAACACTGGCATGCCAGGAGGCACCTACTGTGATGTTATCTCTGGACAGAAAGAAAGAGGCAGATGCACTGGGAAAGAGGTGCAGGTTGGAGGAAATGGACATGCTTCATTCAGAATCAGCAACATGGAAGAAGACCCATTTATTGCCATTCATGCTGACTCAAAATTGTAA